The genomic DNA TACTGCTGATGCAGTGAAGCAAGTTGAGGAGATGCTGGCATGATCACTGAAGAGCGTCTACTAAAAGTTCTACGTGCTCCACATATCTCTGAAAAAGCAACTATGGCTGCTGAGAAAGCGAACACTATCGTTTTCAAAGTATCTAAAGATGCTACTAAGAAAGAGATCAAAGCAGCTGTAGAAAAGCTATTTGAAGTTGAAGTTAAGTCTGTAAATACTCTTGTTCTTAAGGGTAAGACCAAACGTCAAGGTATGCGTG from Vibrio rarus includes the following:
- the rplW gene encoding 50S ribosomal protein L23, translating into MITEERLLKVLRAPHISEKATMAAEKANTIVFKVSKDATKKEIKAAVEKLFEVEVKSVNTLVLKGKTKRQGMREGRRSDVKKAYVTLKEGQDLDFVGGAE